The Colletotrichum destructivum chromosome 8, complete sequence genome includes the window CTCTCCAGGCGCTCCTTGTTGCAGTTGGCCTCGTGCCGGAAGTCATTCatctcgagggcctcggtCCAGACGTGCTTGTGCAGGTTCATCAACATGTTCTCCTCGAGCGCCGTCTTGCGGTAGTTGATGCCGATGGAGTAGTAGTGTCTGTTCAGGCCGTGGATCAAGGCCTGGATCGAGGGCTTGTTCAGGTGACCCAGGTTACTCGTGCTTTGCCTAGGCTCTTGACCGAGCATAAGCGACTGAGGGTTGATGAGGCGGAAGGCGTCAATGACaaccttgcccttgacggaCTGGAtggggtcgacgacgacagcaacGGCGCGAGGGGTCAGCTGCTCGAAGGACTGTTGGGTGTTGATATCGACGGAGGACAGCCAGCAGCCGAAACCAGGATGGGAGTGATACCAGCCAACGACGGCTTCGGGTCTGTTCAAGTGGTGTTTGTCAGCGTATGCGACGCCGCGAGGATGGcgtggaggggggagggatgtcCCAAGACTCACCTTCCTGTCTGTCTCAACATgtccatcatcttcatctgGAACACAGGGTCGACGGCCTCTACACTAACACCGGTACCGCTCTGAGGCATAGCAAAAACATCCGTCACGCGCACCGTAAAGTCGTCGACAAACTCTCCCAGCATCAGGCCCATGACTTCCATAGGGACACCGGCACGGCCGTGTCGCAGCATCTTGAGGAGGGCAAGAGAGGATATGTACACCGTCTCGGAGTTATCGATGAGCTGTGTGTTGTCCTGGTGCTACATGTCAGCGTGCGGTCGCGAACCGGTCGGGCATCGGAGCTGGCGAGGCAGCTTGCCAAGGTGGGATGGACGCCCTTACCGTTCCGGGTTGGCtgcccaggccgccgaggccctgGGACTGGAGCATGTTCCTGAAACGCTCCATTGTGAGGATATAGTGTGGTTTTTGGGAATCGGGATATGCGGCGGTAAATCTGGGTGGAAGTGGGTGTTGCGCGATGAGGTTGTTCGAAGAGCAATTGGAGGGGGCGGATCGAGGCGATGGAGACGGATGGAAGTAGCTGGGTTGAGAGTTGTTGACGACAGCTCTAAGCAGCCTGGCGAAAAAGGACCCGGCGGAGCTAGCCTGGTCCGGTACGT containing:
- a CDS encoding Putative MPN domain-containing protein, which codes for MERFRNMLQSQGLGGLGSQPGTDNTQLIDNSETVYISSLALLKMLRHGRAGVPMEVMGLMLGEFVDDFTVRVTDVFAMPQSGTGVSVEAVDPVFQMKMMDMLRQTGRPEAVVGWYHSHPGFGCWLSSVDINTQQSFEQLTPRAVAVVVDPIQSVKGKVVIDAFRLINPQSLMLGQEPRQSTSNLGHLNKPSIQALIHGLNRHYYSIGINYRKTALEENMLMNLHKHVWTEALEMNDFRHEANCNKERLESLVSLAEGYEKRVKEETELTKDQLKTRYVGKLDPKKHLEDVGQQLIEDNIVSVSRQMIDKEATMPKKDAPAGAKDKSSGDAMEVEEEL